The nucleotide sequence TTTCACAGGCTCGCTGTTTTATACATAGTAGCTAATCTCCAGTCTACCTGTGAGGTGAACACAATTTACAGGCAACAGATAACACCAAACTTTCTGTAAATGGAGTCATGTACCAGTAAGTCAGGAAGTGGCATACGGTGTTCACCTGAGACCATCAGAAAAACCGACAAAACCAAAATGCCAGCTTCACGCCAGTATCACTCAGCTGAAATAAGAACAAGAGATACCTCTCTAGTGTATGTTAGAAACATCCCCTGAAATAATCATGTGTGACATGTTTGAAGTGGAATATGATCAAGATCTGTGCCTCTACCATTGTCATTTCACAGTGCGATTTgggaaataaagtaatttttaaaactgcagtaaaAGTTCATGGGGATTTAATAATCTTCTTTTATGTGGTATATTTTTATAgtcaagatacttttttttctaattaaaaactcAATAAATTCTCCAAAAGCCAGTATATCACCATGAATTATCAATATTGAATAGCAACATACTGAAAACTTTAGCATAATAAAATGCATCATCAACTTTATCTACTAATTTTTGAACACTAAGACACTCAAGTATGAGTAAAAGCATGCACACCTCTTTTGCTGTACCGTTGGTGTAGGGTTTTTACTGGTAAACCAGTTGAAAGTACTATGGAATTAATCCCAGGTCTTTTTACTGCAAACGTTCTTTTTTACTGGTCAATAAACAATTCAGGGAAATTTGGAACTAGCCGTGAAGAGATTATAAGAGGAAGGTTtgtttcccccccaaaaaattaaaGCTGGACTCTAGAGGTAGAAAAACATCCTGTTTTTTAGATGCAGTTTAAGATAGAGCTTTCTACATGAATTACTGGCGCTAATAACTTGCATTTCCCACCCACAGCACATGAAGTACAGCTGGGATTTTAAGATATCTGTCCAGCCCAGGCCTGTTCAAAAACTATTCTGGTGTTACCAGGAGTTCCACAAAGAGCCTGTTACTCTTTCTTTCAAACACCTGCATCTTCACAAAAGTACTATGGAAGCCCAAGAGtgaggaaattttattttcttgtgtagATGCCATTTGTCCAGGCTAAACTGAAGTTTCAAAGCTAAGGTCAGTTTTGGTGTTACTTGAGTGACTCAGTCTTCTATAGTCAACGGGACCTGTGAGTGTTAAAAAAGGACTTCCCAAAAAGGCACAAGGGACCCTCGTGCTACCACCTTATGTCCCACAATACTCCTTTTACAAATACTTTGTACAAATACTTGTGCTACCTTATCATAGATTTAACATCAGCTTTATGCAAGTAGCACCTCAACTACAGTTTCAGCAGCAGAGAGTGGCAATGGATCACTTCTAGCCTTTCCTTCCAGCCCAGCTATGAGGCAGCCCAGCAGTGCTGATGctgtgctgtcttttttttcttctttggtctaTAGCTCTTTGGATACCGCAGTTGCCTTTGTGTGAACCAGACTTTTCTAAGCTGTGCCGGTGTACATAGAGGACCAACTCACAGCAGCTCGCTTCAGAATCATTGGAGAAAACGTGCTTTCTAAAGGAAACACACTCAATGATCATTGACTTAAGTCTAATGCTTGTTTACAAATAAAAgactcaaaaattattttttaatagatcttTAAATCTCCTGGAGGACATCAAACTGGCAAAGGATGAAAGGAAAATACTCATTAAACCCATATCAGGTACCCAATCTAAGCATTTTTGCATCATTAGCCCAGACTGCTAATCCCTGTCTGACACAAGGTCAGTACTGTAGTGCAATCTGGTGCATCTGTTGAGATGTGGTGCAAACATACGCGCAAAGAATTGGACTGATATAAACAGGGCAACACAATGCTCCACTAAAACGACAGCAAGTGCTCTGCTTCTGCTCAGAGCATAGGGTACAGGATTGCTGAATTGATTCCTATCTGTTGCTGGCAACTACATCATATTTTTCAGGGTAAACAAATTCCATATACAAGAGACCTTTTGCTCTAGTTTTTCTGACTGGAAGGCTGTTCCAACTTCTCATTTTCCCAGTAGCAGGAACTTTCTGGTCTCCaacatacatttatttcttgCCAGTTCTTATGTCAAAATAGAAGTGCTTAAGCTAGGGAATAAAGTAGATTTAAAGTGTTCTAGAAGTAAAAATCAAAACTTCAATTTCAAAATACTACTGCCTAAGGCCCTAAGCATTTTTCAGCAATAATTTCAGTACTCTCCCCTGAAAAAACCCCCCACTATTATAAATTTATGTAACCTTTTTATGCTAGAAAGACAAGTCTTCAAAATTAGGAAAGGTTAGACTCACAGTTGTCAGCATTAATTGTCAACATTAATTTCATTCTTTCTGAACATTTAATAGGACTTTTGTCTCATAACAAAAATACAGAGGTCCATGCAAGCAGACTTGGATAAAACATATGCAGATGGCTTGCGATTGCTTAAGCAGTCATAAATATGTTGTTTACAAAGATCACAATGCTTGACCGTGTATTAATAAGTGTTTTAATAACTGATCTCTGaggctttcaagaaaaaaagtctaaaaactTGCCATTTGACTGACTTGACTGACTAGGCTGGTTAACTTAAAAAACAATGCTTTAGTTGAAACAACCTGAAacactgttaaaaaaaccaaacaaaccttttaacattatttttttcctggctttctcTTACTGTTTCTTCTCACTAAGCACCCCCTCCAAAACTCTGGAAGGTTTATTTCAGCTTcttctatggttttttttttaatgtctgactagaaatttttcctttgcttatcaCGCCAATTGCCAATGCAACACTCAAAGCACTACATACTAGTTTTgaaaaaggcatctttcagacaggtatgaaaggaaaacaaagagagtCTTTCACAAGCCTCAGCTACAGCAATGACTCCACGCGTGACACCTGTGTAGCAGGCTTGTCAGAAATTAGTTACTCCATAGTGACAGGATTAGCATGGTGTCAATATCTCCATTTCAGGTCTCAGCCTCAGGCTCAAGGCTCCCCTCCCTCGGGCACAAGCTTAACCACATCAGCTGGCATCTTACCCTCAAACGAGGATGAGTTGTTAGAACTGAGTACAGATATTTCAGACATCCACTGCGGCTCTCTTTGGGGAAGAACTCACATGCCCGACAGAGCATCTCATGTTTTCCATTGAACCATAGCTTTTCATCTTTCCTCATGGCTCTGGAACTTGGAAAAGCTCCTTCATCAGGCAGCTGCTCCTTCTCTGCCTCTCACCACTGCTGTCCCAGCAGCTCCTCCGTAGACAGCCGCTGCCCCAGGAGGCACAGCTGTCCTGGCAGACTGCTGATGGTTTCCCAGCACCATATCTGAAGAAAGTCCATTTCAGCTTCTCTTAGCCACCCTATCGTAGAACATCAATTTCCACTCTGGAGAGGAACAAATTATATGGGATAAAACAGTTCTCTTTACCAAAGGGAGTGGAAGTGGTCTTACAGCAACTATTTGTGTACGATAAACAAATGCAGTTAATTAATTTCTCTCACACCTAAACTGAAATACCTATACCAGTATTACACACTTGAAGTCACCAGGCTGAACACTGCAGGTCCAAGTGAAGGCAGTTCTCTTCAGCAAAACCTGCTGCAGCTTTCAGATCTTCAGAAACCGTTGGAGGGGACGTTCATGAGCATTCAACAACCAACTGTCAGACATCCTACACGTAGCACTTGCTACCAAGCTCCTCCTACCATAAACAAATTTTGAGGCCTGAAGATAACTTACAAGCCTGCATCCTGCATCATTCCTTCAGCTACCAAAGCAACTACAGGCTAAGagttcttaagcttttttttacGTGAAGATACTGCATTCTTTGAGGATACTGCAtctttatacacacatacatatgtatctttacatatattttctgtttcatttctttgttctgaagTCCTTTCACTAAAAATTCAGCTAAAAACATTTGTCCTAAGTAAAGTAAATGCCTAAGCATTTGTATTAAGGCTGCATGGGAAATAACCTGCCTGTCTTCAAAAGTAGATTTGCTTGGCTGCCACCAGGTCCAAAATCTTTTTGAAACATGGAACCCTACTCAAGGCTCTTTTCTAAAATGCGAAGACTACAGCTGGAGTGTATTAGGTAGGAACAGTCTCAGCTTTCAATCACTTTCCATCCAGATCAGAAACCTGAACATtttctcaacatcccaagagatATACCTGAGTCAGTTGTGGTTTAGCTATCTTGgccaaaatataaaaatatttatttgcttatacAATGTGGAATTGTACTTACCAAAGACACTGACAGAAAAGGGAGCATTTTTAGCCTAGTGTTaacaatgaaacagaaaagggtcTTAAGCTTTGTATCTTCTGTCCCATATGGCTCCTTAAAGCCCTGGACTCTTTCTTTGCTATTCTAGGCTTGGCTTTGATTAGAAATTCCATTTTGGACCAGAGAAAAAAGCTTCCCATCAAGTCTGGTATGTACATTCCTAAAAAGGAGGACTGGTTTCAACTAATTAACATTCTTTAATGGAACAGATATTTTGTCAGAGGATTCATGATCAGCTCTAATTTGACTTCTAAGTAATTATTAGAGCAGCATGAGAGTAATTACATTAGCTGTGAATGTAGCATTTCCCAAAAAAAGGGCAATAAATTAGAGATCGGTATAGCAAAATCTGACAAGAGCTGGCAGGgcttgaaagctgctgcttcatgTTGCATTTCCCAGAAGACAATGACTTGGAAGAAAGTGCTGCTCTGGTATCAGCCCCCCCTCTGTTTCTTGTACAGCCCTCAAGTGGGACAAGAGGAAGAATTATTTTCAGACAATAGAATAAACAAGTATGATTTCAGAGACCTTTTCCTCATGCTCTGTTTTAGGCTAAGACACCTTAGGAGAcaatttttccacaaaaaagcTATGCTGCATTTCTAAAACAGTCAAGTTCAGAAGTTCACAGAGAATATGCACTACATTGTGGTTGTTAGACTggagacatttctttcctttatatTCTGTATCATGCAAGCAGTTATGCTCAAATCAAAGTCAATGCCCTACTTGAGTCAAGCATAAAAAATGTGGCAGGACTAAACATTACACTTATTAAGCAATTCTTTGGGCAACGGTCACACAACAAGCTCCACAGCCTATGTTTACTCTTTCCACTGCTGAAAAAGCCCAGGCTCGGCCCACGTCAGAGTCTGAATTAAGAATTATAACAATAGTCACAGCAACCAAACAGTTAGACATTTTCTTAACTCTAAATTAGCAGAATCATGAGTTTGTAATACACTATTTTCCTATACAAAATCTGAATACAACAGTCTGTAAAAGCAAGTTGTGGCAGTTATAGGAGAACCACAGATACTGTAAAATAATCTACTGCAATGCCATGTCTCTCTTCTGTTCCCACCATCttccaaatcaaaccaaaactaAGAAATCCCAAGTTCTAACAGCATCAAAACTTTTATCATTCACTTTGTAGCAAGTTGCAGGTGTATACTGAACAAGAACTAAGAAGGGAATGACTCCCAGATCTGTATTagcacagcttaaaaaaaaaaaaaaggaactggtAAAAGCAGCTGCTGtatcagaaagcaagaaaaaaaaattcaagtctgAAGTTTTGCCGTATCTAAAAAGTACACAGATAAGCAGCTTTCTGAAGTTGttccttcatttttttatgtGTCTTGCAGGAATTCCAATATTGGGTTATAAACAAGGATTCCTAATTGCAGACCTTCTAATTgcaatttcacattttcaaaattgctttctTAGATCTTCTGTAGAAGCAACAGACCACACACTGCACAAATGTGGCTTCAGATAAAACAGCAGCATAAACACTTTGAGCACatgttttttcctgcaaaactagACATCTATTCCTTTATGAAACAggcttgttttctttaaaaacagatggaGATATGAAAATCTGAGAAAAGTGAATGGACTGGGTGACTAAAAAAGATCACATGCACATGATTACAACTTTTATTCCCACTTCGCCTTTATGAAAACTGAGTGCGTTTTCTGGATGGATAATGCAGCTTCCAGAAAGAAATTAGAGAGGCTCAAGCTATAAATCAGTCAAACGAGAAGGTAGCTATAACATACCTTCGCACAAAAAGGCAAACCAAGGTCAGCAGCTCAGAAGTTAAACTAAGAAATTTTCAAAGGGTAAGAAAGATAGTTTTAATATTCAGGGCTACTTAACCTTTGAGAGAACAGTAGCAAATGAAAATTACTTCAGACATTTACATGGCTTTAAAAACATCATGCTAGTAACATCACAAATTAAGCTGAAGAGCTATGGGCTCTTGTTAGACTGGTGGTCAGGGAGTGGTCAAAACATCATTTATTACCAGCAATTTGCTCATCTAGTGTATAAGGCTGAAGACAGGAGATGAGGAATTCCCTTGGTCAAATACTGTTAAATGCTTTACAGTTTTACTGAAAGATTtatcttttattctgctttataaCTAGTAGGACTATTTTGGTCTCTTGCTGGTGGTGACCTCATGTTTTGTACCAAACTTTATTTGGTAAACAACTACAGAAGACTATATAATAATAACTGAATTTAAATGCCAAAGGTGACAAAACTAACAAACTGGGGCCTGCTCCAAAGTATAAGTTTGCAAGAGAGGCTTTATGGCATAAATCAAGGAATTTATTTGAATCTTTGAAGAGCACAGCAGGGTTCAGGATCAAGTgggaggaaatggccttaagttgaggcaagggagatttaggttagatattaggaaaaatttttttactgagagggttgtcagacattggaatgggctgcccagggaagtggttgagtcaccatccctggaggtattcaaaaagcaagtagacaaggcacttcaggacatggtttagtgggcatggttgatggttggactcgatgatcttgaaggtcttttccaacctaaatgattctatgattctaagctgATTTCATGATACTTTTTTAAAGTATCCTACCAAATGAAACAAACATTAAGAAGTCCTACAAtgtatattcatttattttgaaaactgaaaaattggAAGATAAACCTTGCTACTAATTCACAGAATTATGTCAGAACATAATCAGAAACTAAGCTGAGACACTGTTCAAAATTACTACATACTTTATGGTGCAAGAGAACCATTTTCACATTGCAGACAGTTTTTGGTTCATGTATGTTTAGCTCcaaagaaaagacacaaaaaatattttcccatggCTCTAGCACTTACTCATTTGATCTCCAGATAACATGCATCTTCTGTGTAAGTGTTATCTGCACCCAGACATTAAGAACTGTGTTAAGCAAGCACCTTTGTCAATCTGGACTTTTCAACTATTCAAAATTCCTTTAAATGTAAAAGATACTAGCAACCCTGGAACTTTGCCAGGTCAAGCATCTGCAACTACTGAACACAGCCTACTTTCAATACCAAGCCCTTGAGCTGTTTCCTGAAACAGGATGCATTTGTCTACATAGtgattgtatatttattttactaaaaaacgcttaccaaaaaaaaaaaaatcccacccttcCATACTTTGGGTCACTTAATGCCATGATAGCaatagctaaaaaaagaaaaatattcataaattGTAAAGTCAGTGCAGAATTTTAAGTGTAAATAATTCAAAGAATCACTATTAACATATCTTCTTACCAGATGTTTGCTGTTATACCTTAAAGAAACCAAATAAGCAGCAAAATGGCTGCTTCTTTTCCTTGGTGATATACTACCACAAGGACCAAACACAGACTTGCAGAATTGCCATTGTAACCTTCTTACAGTACACAGCAAAAACTCttcataattttttgtttaaaatggaaTAACTGGAATCAATTTTGTCTAATAAAATAGCAAACCATTCCACAACCAAGGAACAGTCTGATTTGTCTCTCAGTTTGCTCAGAATTAAACTAAGAATTTCCTGGTGTACTACAGTTTTGAATATGTGTCATCTGTGTACAACTGCAACAAATTGACATTACTTATAAGAAGGGAAATACTAATACACCAGCTTATCTTAAAGAAAATAACGACTTTGTTTAGATATTATGAGCCTGTTTAAAGCCATAATTTGCTGCCTATAAGGAACATTTACTGAAGGTCAGATTCTTCTACCTGTTTCATATGTTCTTTACATTTAACTCTGTATATAGCAGGAATCAGGGTGCTTTTTAGCTGGCAAAGTTTATAATCAGCTTaggcagatttttaaaaggaaaaaaaaaagaaattttaatttaacCAGTCCTAACTGCTGAAGGAAGCCTACCTGAGCATTCTATGACAAGTGGCACTCGACACCATTCACAACAAAAACATGAAGCTCAAATAAAATAGTTTATCTGTGCAAGCTGACTCTAAACAACTGTCTTAATAGGCTTGCTTGTCTTCAgtgagagaagaataaaaagtaCCCCTCTAATGTAAGTTCTGTTCACGCATTCCTTGGACTTTGTGGATGATTGGAAAAGGGGAGGTGGCTTTTAACTCAAAAGTACTTCTTTATCAAGCTTAGCCTGATGTTTCAGCTAGCATTAGATACTATCAAATTCACAGGCCTGGCACCCATCAACATATGGGAGTACCATTAAAAATGCTTCTCCTAAAATTATTCTACCCAGACTAAAAGTTTCAGTGATTTTAATCTTCCATTGTTATGttcctttctgtgtttcagaAGTCTTCCATAgctttcttaaatgaaatttaTTTGTGGCAAGTCTCTCCTGTTCCCCCTCTCACACcacatttaaaaaaggaatgcTTATTTACATACAAAACCTACACCATCAAACACCAGTTTAAACTGAACAGTCCCCTTGTAGGTATGTCAGAATCTGAAAGTAGTTTTTGCTTCCTCAGCCTAAGATTTATCGTCcagtgaagaaacaaaacttgCAGTGGCTCTCAATACTTGGAGCAGATCAAAtaactggaaaattaattttgatttttacagcTGTCATTATCTTAAGCTGAAGTTCAGTTTATAAGTTTGTAACCTTTACTTCCGTATCATAGTGTGTTTTATGTGTGTTTTTAAAGAGGTACACAAATAGAAAAATACCAGATTATGAACTTACTTAACTACTTGATGTCAAAAGATTCTTCATGGAAACTAGGGTCTCATTTTGTAAGCCTTTTCACATGCCTTCTCAGAACTGGGTGCTAAATAATCCCAATGCCAATTTATCAGAATACAGTCAATGACAAGATACATGATACCTTGTTAGCCCTCAGGAAAATCTCCCAAGATAACAGCATTCAAAGAGATAACTGAAAAAGGGTGCACTGAGCTTCACAATTTGTCTTTCATCTACCATTATATTAGGGAGGAAATGGTTAATTTAAAGGGTGTAGTTTCTGAACAATTGCTTCCAgtgtttcacagaaatatttaagtGGCTAGACTTGtaacaccacaaaaaacccctaacagATTATGTTGATCCCACTCCTTCGCCACATCTTAGGAAGAACAGTGAGTTCCTAAGAAGACCCAAGCACAGTTTTGGTAGGTATTGCATGAAGTTTTACGTATGTTTTGCAATACTCCTTTCAAGCATTTGAACAGAAATAAGACAGCCTGACATAATTTTCTCCCTCTTAGTTTATTATATTTTCATACACATTCCAAAACACTAAGCTGCCAGTCTGCCTTAACATGCAGAATGAGTGGTATTGGGGAGTCAGTTTCTTGTACTGCTGGAGGTCCAGGGTGTAACTTACAAAACCAGTCAGCTCCAATGCATAGTATATCAATAATCATTACCATAGAACAGATATCCATTAGTGTGCTGAGCAGAGTTATACACTGTACGAAATACTATCAAAAACTTAAATTACATGTCATGGCACATCTGCACACAGTATTTAGGAAGGGAGGGCCTTTAATGTCATTTCAACATGACTTGGAAAAGCAACTGTGGAATGAAGTCACTGTTATCAATCCTCTTCAGAGCTAGAATCATCTTCCTGGTCAGAGACCTCAGCAACAGGAAAGCGCAGGATGGCTGCCACCCCTGTCAGTCGGCCAAGCTGCTCTCCAGACACATGAAGGCTGGAGAAAATGCGTACTGTGCCCATGTTCTCACGTACACTATCTACCAATCTAACATATCGGGCACGTGTAGCCACATCCTGGTGCCGGAAAAGCTCATCACTGATCAGCAAGGTATCGATGGCCATGGCTTCATTGGCCTTCTCCACATGTTTTAGACCATAAAAAGCCCGGTCAGGCTCATGCTGCAGCATTTTATAGAAGTCATCTAAGGCTTTGACCTCACCAGCTGCCTTAGTGTCAGAGAGACGGCTAGTTACAGCTGGGTCGCAGAGGGCTTCCTTCAATGCGTATTTATGTCCCGAGGAAGAGTGGacctagagtaaaaaaaaaagtcaaaggtgtttgtttttttaaagaaggactGTTTTCTTGATTAGCCAATCACAAACAGCTTCCACTATACATAATATTTATCCTGATAATTATTCAAGGAAGTTCTCTTCCTTGAAACCTACATGATTCTTTTCTTAAAGGATTTCTCCTGCAACCCTAAGCCTATACCAAATCccttaaactgtattttaagaagtGCAGGAAAGCTGTTTCTCTTATTCAAAGACTGGGTTAAATATCCAAGCTGTTGCAGACGGTCCCCAAGGTAGGGCCATGTGAAACTACTAAGAAACTAAGACTTAAGCCTTTCCCTTTTAAAGAAGGGGAAGACCTCTTAAGACTGCAGACATATAGTGCAAAAGCGTCAAGTCTTGCACAACTGCATATCTACTATGCCTGCAAAGCTGTGAAGTACATTAAAACTTTTCATACTTAGTATTATCACTTTGTGACAAATACAAAAGGAGGCTTCTTGGTGCAATGTGTGTCTAAACGTTCTGACCATTAAGTATTGGGAAATGCTCCCCCCCTGCCTCCCAACATTTTGCAAGCAGAGGTTATAGGCCTACTCCAATTTAAAAACGATACAAGTAtccttatgaaaaaaaaacaacttctttTAGGTTCTGAATTTGCCTATTTTGgtgaaaggcaaaaaaccccagccactCAATCAATGAGATGActaaggaacaggaaaaaatgctATGGTCTGCATAATCTTTAACTATGTAGTACAAAACTAACAACAAAATTAACTAGCCTATACCACATctgggtacttttttttttttttttaaaagctttagaaAGCTGTTATTGAACATGCATGCTATACAGCATGACAGATTAACACTACGAGTAAACTATTTTCCAACTTGTACTTCACTCTTAATTGACAATTAAATATGCCTTTATAGggcatttgaaatatttaatgctttCCCTACTCCACATTAAGGTAGGGTAGGAAGGAACCATACCTGTATCTTGCATAACTGTCTTACAGTTTGGGCGGCATAAGAAAAATTTCCTTATGACGCTCTGACAGGAATTTATTTTCCACTAATAAGTGAATTATTTCCCATCACCCTTGTAAGTACTGTCTATTATCACAGACAGCTCTTAAGCCTCTTTTTACCCACTCTGCAGGCTGCTGATCTCCTTACCTGTAAGAACTTGGACCTGTTCTCCAGCAGAAGCTTGTTATCAGTCTTGACCGCCTGCTGGAACATGTAGTCACAAAACTGCTCCCGTACAAAGCCTGGGCTAGCCACCAGTACGCACTTCACCACCGCAAAGTTGATATGCCGCTGGATGGCTTGCACCACCTGCTCGTAAAACCTCTCTAGGGCCCGGTCATGCTGACTGCAATTCCCTTTCCGCTTGCGGGGGATGTTCACCTCCACCTTGGCGCGGGTAAGCGTCATGTTTGGCGTAACCAGGCAGACGTGAGCCAACCCTTCCTGCATGACCACGGCTGCCACATCAGCGTTCCAGGCTGGGTCGCAGGCCTGCTCGATGCGCTCCAGCACCACGCTGTCCCACTGCTTCTTTGCCAGCGTGAACTGCCGGTTGGGCTCCAGCTCGATGGTGTGGTAGGCCCCCATCTTGACGTACTCATTCTCTTGGATGTTAGTGCCCTTGACCCGCAGCTGGCAGGCCTGCGAGTCAAAGTCGATGGCCGCCACGCAGAGGGTGAGGGTGGTGCGGATGCGGTTGCTGCCCACGCTGCCCGTGGCCGACTCGGTCTGCACCTTCCGGATGGTGGAGGCCCGCAGGCTGTCACCCACCTGCAGCAGGTTGTAGGTGTGCCACATGTCCTCCGGCTCCTCAGGGATCAGCGTCACCTGCCCCGCATTATCCTTCTCCAGGTCCTTCCTCACCAGCTTCATCCTGGCGGCTCCTTGCGCCTCCGCACCGCCTCCGGCTTCCCCTCAaccgcggcggcagcggccaaCTAGGCCTGCCCCGGAAGGCCTGGCGGTAGGAGGCGGCGAGCGGCGGGAGCTGGCGGGCGGCCGGCGCTCGCGGGCGGCCTACCTCGGGCGGCGACGAACGGCCTTCCCCGAGcaccggcccgccccggccccgcggcgaaGCCTGGGCTGAACCTCAGTCGCGGCGTGGCAGCTCCTGCGAGCacaccccgccgccgccgccgccgccgccgccgccgccgccgccgccgccgccgccgccgccgccgccccctcgccTCGCCCGGCGCGCATGCGCAGCGCCCCGCCGCCCCAAGGCGCAGGCGCCCCGCCCGTCCTAAATAGCGCCGGCTGGACGCGCACCTCCCCCTGCCTTTTCGGCTCTGCGCCCGACACGCATGCGCACGGtcgctccctccccgccgcctctGCCTGGCGACCCGGCGCATGCGCGGAAGTGGCGCCTACGGGCGGGTGATGTGTGCGGCGGCTGGGGGCGCGtatcctgccgccgccgccccgccgtcAGGGGAGACGCCGCAAGCCAGGGGATCTGCGGAGGGAAACTTTCGGGCGGGGGGCGGGACACGGCCTAGGAGGGAGCCGCGATGCTCCCGTGTGCTGTGAGGCGGGAGAGGACTATAAATTGGTGTGTGTTCCCGCTACAGCCCCTCCGTGAGCGAGGCGGGAGGGGGtcggggcccggggcccgggcCCGCGCTGGTCCTGCCCCTCTAGCTCTTTACAGCGACGGCTCAAACTTGCAGAGGCTTCTAAGAGcgaaagaagagggagaaagcCCCCAAACCTAAGTAGTTGTGGAAGGTTGTGGTTGCAGATCgagaaagag is from Harpia harpyja isolate bHarHar1 chromosome Z, bHarHar1 primary haplotype, whole genome shotgun sequence and encodes:
- the PELO gene encoding protein pelota homolog encodes the protein MKLVRKDLEKDNAGQVTLIPEEPEDMWHTYNLLQVGDSLRASTIRKVQTESATGSVGSNRIRTTLTLCVAAIDFDSQACQLRVKGTNIQENEYVKMGAYHTIELEPNRQFTLAKKQWDSVVLERIEQACDPAWNADVAAVVMQEGLAHVCLVTPNMTLTRAKVEVNIPRKRKGNCSQHDRALERFYEQVVQAIQRHINFAVVKCVLVASPGFVREQFCDYMFQQAVKTDNKLLLENRSKFLQVHSSSGHKYALKEALCDPAVTSRLSDTKAAGEVKALDDFYKMLQHEPDRAFYGLKHVEKANEAMAIDTLLISDELFRHQDVATRARYVRLVDSVRENMGTVRIFSSLHVSGEQLGRLTGVAAILRFPVAEVSDQEDDSSSEED